In Candidatus Rhabdochlamydia sp. T3358, the genomic stretch CTTCAGAAATTGTAGCACAAACCCTTAAAGATTATGGAAGAGCCCTTATTATAGGCGATCCTGAAACATTTGGGAAAGGAACCTTTCAAACCTTCACTCTAGAATGCAATAATTTTGGTAAAGTAAACCCTAAGGGAGAGTATAAAGTAACTAGAGGTAGATATTATACAGCTTCAGGGAAAAGCCCTCAACTCGTTGGAGTAACAAGTGATATTGTGCTTCCTGGAGTGTTATCTGAATTAGAAATTGGAGAGAAATATTCCAAGTTTCCTGTAGAAACAGATCATATTGAACCTCATTTTGAAGATAATCTTGCTGATATTCCTTTTATCCATAAACAAAGGGTTAGCAAACTTTACCAAGAAGATAGGCAGTCTGTTCTACCTATTAAAAACTTAAGTCTTTTGAAAAAAAATGCAGAACTGCGAGTTGCCACTAATAAAAACTATCAGAATTTCTTGAAAGAAATAGCAAAAAAAGACGAACTAGGAGAGCCTACTTTATTCTTTGGTTTAAATGATTTACAATTAGAAGAAACAATTAAAGTAATGAAAGATTATATTTTATTAACAGAAAAAGAAAAAACTCTTGTAGCTCCAGCAGCTTAAAAGGCTTTAGTTAGAAAATGCTTGCCTTCTATTTATTAATAGTGAAAAATCACTCTTTCTAAACCTCTTTTATTTAAGTAAAAAATGAAAAAAGTACGCGTTCGCATTGCGCCATCTCCTACAGGAGATCCTCATGTAGGCACGGCATACATGGCCCTTTTCAATTATATTTTCGCTCGTCATTTCGACGGGGAATTTATTTTAAGAATCGAAGATACAGATCAAACCCGCTCTAGACCGGAATATGAAAAAAATATTTATGAAGCTCTTAAGTGGGCAGGCATTAAATGGAATGAAGGACCCGATGTGGGGGGATCTTTTGGACCTTACCGCCAATCAGAGCGTACTGATGTCTATCGTAAATATTGCCAGGTGTTAATAGAGCAAAAAAAAGCCTATAAATGTTTTGCTACACCCCAAGAACTCTCTGAAATGCGGGAAATGGCAGGCAAACTAGGAAAACGGCAAGGTTATGATCGTAGGTATCGTAATTTAAGCATGGAAGAAGTTGCTATACGAGAGAAAGAAGGACAGTCTTATGTAGTTCGTCTTAAGATTCCTTTATCTGGTGAATGCGTCTTTGAAGATGCGGTTAAAGGGAGGATCAGCTGTCCTTGGGCTGATATAGATGACCAGATTTTGCTCAAATCTGATGGGTTTCCTACCTATCATTTAGCAAATGTAGTTGATGATCATCTCATGAACATCTCTCATGTAATCAGAGGAGATGAATGGATGAGCTCAACACCTAAACATATCTTTCTCTATGAAAGCTTTGGATGGACTCCTCCTGTGTTTATGCATATGCCTTTGCTTTTAGGCAAAGATGGTAAAAAACTATCAAAAAGAAAAAATCCGACCTCTATCTTCTATTACCGAGACAGCGGATACCTACAGGAAGCTTTTATCAATTTCTTAAGTCTTATGGGCTATAGCATGTTAAACGACAAGGAAGTCTATAGTTTAGAAGAAATTATCCGTGAATTTGATCCCCCTCGCATTGGTACTTCTGGAGCCTATTTTGATATTCAAAAGTTAGATTGGCTTAACCAGCAATACTTGATTAATACCATTCCCGAGAGTGCCTTATGGGAAAGGATCAAGGAGTGGTCATTCAATGATGCTTTTATGCAAAAACTTATGCCTCTTTGTCATACACGCATGAAAACCTTTGGCGATTTTATGCAGCTATGCGACTTCTTTTTCCTTAACCACCTTGCCTATACAGATGAATTGCTCTGTCCTAATCAATTGACAAAAGAAAAAAGCGCCTCTCTTTTACAGGCAATGATTTGGAGTATGGATGCACAGGAAAATTGGAAACGCCCAGGGATTGAAAAAGCTTCTCATGAGGTTTCTGAGAAATTTGATATCCATCATAAAAAAATGATCATTCCCTTATTGTATGGAGCCATTACAGGAAAACGCCATGGATTGCCTTTGTTTGACTCCGTAGAACTCCTAGGTAAAGATAGAGTGCGCGCCAGATTGCTAAACGCTATTCAATACTTAGGTGGGCTTTCTAATAAAAAATTAGATCTCTTGACAAAAGCATGGCATACAAAAGATTGCAGGTCTTTATGATTAAGGGGAGCTTTCATAAGAAGACTGCTCAGATGTATCTGAGATAATGTAATGACGTTGATATCCACCACCACCTGTACATGCACAAAGAAGCCCCAAGGAAATCCCTAAAATAAAATACTGTATTTTCATAACAACCTTTTGATTTTTATGCCCATTCCCAAAGATTCTTCCGTTTGTAACCAGCTATACTCTCGAAAAAATCCAGCATTTATCTCTATTTCAGAGCGTATACTCTTAACAAAACCTGAGTCAACAAAAAAGACATTTCATCTTGTCCTAGATATCCGAAGTACCGCTATTACCTTTAAACCAGGAGATGCCATTGCCATTTATCCTGAAAATGATCCCCTTATAGCATTAGAAATCTCCCAGTTCCTGCAACAAGATTTAAAGCAACAAGTTGCTCGCAGCAACAAAACCCTTTCTCTATATGAGCTCTTAGTTAAAGAAAAAAACATATCTCGCTTGACCTCTAACATGTTAAAAACTTTTTGTTCCTATACGCAAAACTCCCAAGAAAAAAAACGGCTAGAAGATCTATTACATCCTCAATCCAAAGAGCATTTAGTCCAGTATTTAAGCCAAACCGATTTAATAGATTTTTTAAAAACATATGATACCACAAACATTCCTCTCGAAAAATTTTGTGAAAATCTCTCCCCATTATTACCTCGATTTTACTCAATTGCCTCTTCTCAACTAGCTCATCCTGATCGCTTAGAGCTAACCATCGTCTTAGTGGAAATGAAAAAAAATAACCGTACTCAATATGGGATAGGAAGTCATTTTTTATGCAACTTAGCCAAGTTAGAAGAAACTAAACTAGCTGTTTACATACAACCTGCTACAGACTTTACCATTCCAGAAGATCAAGCAGCTCCCGTAATTATGGTAGGACCTGGCACCGGCGTAGCTCCTTTTAGAGGTTTTATTCAAGAAAGGCTCATTAAAGGACATACCGGAAAAAATTGGCTATTCTTTGGGGAAAGAAATCGAAAGTACGATTTCTTTTATCAAGACTTTTGGGAAAATCTAGTTGCTACAAAAAAACTTCATCTCGATCTAGCTTTTTCTCGCGATCAAGAAGATAAAGTCTATGTACAACATAAACTCCTTATGCAAGCTCCAAAAATCTGGCATTGGCTGGAAGATGGTGCCTACTTCTATATCTGTGGAGATGCAAAACAAATGTCCAAAGATGTAGAGAAAACCTTAGAACAAATTATTTGTAGTCAAGGAAGATTGAGCCAAGAAGAAGCTTTGAACTATGTCAAAGCCCTTAAAAAGCAAAAGCGCTATGTGAAAGAGGTTTATTAACATTCCATCGTTGTAAGAATGCAAAAACACTGCAACCCATCACCACATCCAAAGTCGGTTAACCCATTACCAGAGGTTACTGTAAGGCCTACCTGAGAGATCTCTAGTTGCATCACTTTTGCAATAGATTGACGCATCTCATCGATGCGACTTTGAAGTCTTGGCCTTTTACCTTCAATGGTGAGTGCTACGTGTTGTACTTTTTGTTTTTCTAGTGTTTTTAAAGCATGCTCTAGATAGATCTGCGAGTCGGTAACCCCTTCTTGATGACAGAGCTTAATAGCAATCTCTCCTAAAACAGCAACGCCTGTAACGGAAGTAATTGCATTACAAATAGCATGAAAGACCACATCTCCATCTGAATCTGCATCCAAACCAGGAGCTTCTGGAAAGATTAATCCTCCAATTATACAGGGCTTGATCGCATCTGGATCTAAAAATCGATGGCTATCCTGGCCAATCCCTACGCGCGTATAAGGCATTTTTATTCTCCGATTCTAGTTTGTATTCTTTTTCCTTTTCCATGTCGTGTAATAGCTAGCTGAATTAATTGATCAATGAGTTGAGAATAGGAAATTCCACTGATCTCCCATAATTTGGGATACATGCTAATTCGCGTAAATCCAGGAATGGTATTGATTTCATTGACTAAGAGCTCTTGATTTTTCGTTAAAAAAAAGTCCACTCGTGCCATGCCCTCACAACATAAGGTTCGAAAAACAGTCATTGCCATGGTTTGAATCTGTGAAATTAGCTCTTGAGAAAGAGAAGCTGGAATATGTAACTTAGCCCCTTTGGCATCTACATATTTTGCTTCGTAGGAATAAAACTCATGTAAAGGTTCTATTTCTCCTGGCAAAGAGGCTTGCAGATCTTCATTACCTAAAACAGCACATTCAATTTCTCTTCCTTGAATGTATTTTTCTAGTAAAATTTTGCGATCATATAAAAAAGCATTTTTGATAGCTAAAAGATAGGCTACTTGATCGCTTACCTTGGTTATCCCAACAGAAGATCCTGCATTGGCAGGTTTTACAAAGAAAGGACAACCTAACTTAAGAGCAACTTCTTTGAAAACAGGAACCTCTTGGTAATCATTTAGACAAATAAAGGGGGCTACAGGGATATGAGCTTGCTGCAAAAGACGTTTCATAACATCTTTATCCATACCAATAGCAGACCCAAGCACACCAGCTCCTACAAAGGGAATATTTGCTAATTGTAATAACCCTTGTATCGTTCCATCTTCTCCATGTACTCCATGTAAAATAGGAAAAATCACATCCAACTGTAAAATTTCTTGAAACTTAGAATCTTTATAACTAACGATCTGTTTACATTCTTCAATCGGAACAATGGCTAATTTCTCTGTAAAATTCTCTAATATTGCAGTAGAAAAAACCATTTTCCTTAAAGTTTCCTGCGTTTCTAGATGCCACTGCCCTTGTTTATTAATACTTATTAAAACCGGCTCATATTTTTCTAGATCTAGCGCTTCAAGGATATTTTTTGCTGAAATTAAAGAAACCTCGTGCTCTGTTGACTTGCCCCCAAAAAGAAGACCTACTTTGACTTTCTTTTTCATGATTTTACCTTAAGATACAACTGTTATGCTATGAGAGATCCTTATTTCTCAATAGCTATTTTAAGCTATCAATTTTGATAAAATCTTACAATTAAGGACAAACATTTGACAAAACGATCTATTCCCCCTATTCTTAAGATTACTCAAAGGCTTAAATAGTATGCTAAAAATCACAGGGAATCATCCCCTCAAAGGTCAAGTAAAAGTAGCAGGCGCAAAAAATTCGATCACCAAACTTTTAGTAGCTTCTCTTTTGTCCAATAAAAAATGTATTTTCCATAATGTACCAGATATTTCTGAAGTAGAGATAACCGTTGCGCTTTGTCAAGAAATTGGATCGCAAATTGCTTGGGATCGCTCAAGTGGAATCATTGAAATTATCACACCAGAGCTTAAAAGCTGTTATATTCCTCAACGCTTTTCTGGTTCTAACCGAATCCCTATTTTAATGATCGGTGCTCTTTTAGGCCGCACTGATGAAGATATTATCGTTCCAACAGCTGGTGGATGTAATATCGGTAAAAGACCTATTGATTTTCATATCCACGCATTAGAAAAACTAGGTGCGCAGATTGAATATCGGCGCATGAAAAAAGAAGGGGCATATTTTGCAAGAGCACATCATGGTCTAGTAGGAAATATCATTACTCTGCCTTATCCTTCTGTAGGAGCTACAGAAAATACCATTCTATCCGCTGTTAGCGCAAAAGGCACAACCGTTATTAAAAATGCAGCCATAGAACCAGAAATCGTTGACCTGATGCTCTTTTTACAAAAGCTAGGAGTAACCATTGAAATGGATGTAGACCGCACAATCCGCATCCAACAAACTAAGGTTTTCTATGAAGTAGAGCATACAGTTGTCCCAGATCGCACAGAGGCCGCTTCTTTTGCTCTAGCTGCTATTAGCACAAAGGGCAGAGTTCTAGTAGAAGGAGCCCAACACCAACCGATGATCTCTTTCTTAAATAGATTACGCGAGGTAAATGGAGGCTTTGAAGTGAAAAAAAATGGCATCGAATTCTTCTACAATGGCCCTCTACGCGGTGGCATTCATTTAGAAACCGATGTACATCCAGGATTTCTAACCGACTGGCAACAACCCTTTGTCGTATTGCTAACCCAAGCACATGGAGCTTCTGTTGTGCATGAAACCGTTTATGAAAATCGCTTTGGATATATAAAAACACTAAAAACCATGGGAGCAGACATCCAACTATTTACCCAGTGTTTAGGAGGTCGTTTATGTCGCTTTGCTGCACAAAACTACCAACACAGCGTCGTGATCCAAGGTCCAACACCTCTTCATGCAGAAGAGATCTGCATCCCTGATCTACGTGCAGGATTCGCCTATGTCTTAGCAGCGCTACTCGCCCCTGAAACCAGCCTGCTTAGCGGCGTTCACTACCTAAAACGAGGATATGAGAAAATTGTTGAAAAGCTCTCCTCCATCGGAGCTCACATCGAATACGCATCGCAAAAAAGCGTTCCTCTTCCCTTATCGGAATGCGTAGATACTATTGCTCAGCTTTCCCAAGCAAAAGCAGCCAAATAAGTTTTTGTATTCAATTCATCGTTTTTCTTTATTATTTAGTAGAATAAAAAAAAATATATACGTATAAATGATTGTTTTTCTTACGTGAGAGAAAATATGTGTACAAATCCCTTGACAGGAGTGGTTCCAAATATAGAGAAATCTATCTGTTTTGTTGTAAATAACGGAAAATTTTTACTTATAAATAAAAATCTTTCTGATGGCATAAATAATTGGAGAATTCCAGGAGGAATTGTTCAGAAAAACGAAGATTATTTAGAAGCTATTTTTAGGATAGTTCATCAACAAACAAATATAGACCTTCGAAAGGTCAATTTTACTTATTGTTGTAAAATAGAATCCACAGATCAAACAGATCCCATCTTACATGTTTTTCATAGTGTTCTAAAAAAGGATAATTCCTTGGAAAGCTTTTCTAAAAAAAAAGATCAATTGAAATGGTTTGATCAAAGCCAAGTAGAATACATGAATCTTCAGAGAAACTATAAGGAAGCCTTTCAATTTATCTGTATCCCTCATTTTTATCAGGAAGTTAATCAGCAAGAAATGATGAAACAGCCCCTTCTAGACGAGAAATCTTTATGCTCTAGAACCATTATTAATCTCATTGGAACAGTCGGAGCCGGCAAAGGCACTCAAGGAAAACAGCTATCAGAAAAATACAAATTGTCTACCTTATCATTAGGAGATATCTACCGGAATGAATGTAGAAGCCAAACTCCTATTGGAAATTTAATCTTACTTCATCATAGAACAAATGGACAAATGGCTTTTGCACCTAATGAAATTGCCTATGGGTTATTACTTAAACAAATAGCCAATCCCATCTATGAGAGAGGGTTTATTTTAGATGGGTTCCCTAGAACTGCAGAGCAAGGTAAAGTTTATAACGACAGTTTCTTAAGGCCGAATGATATTCATATTCCCATCTATCTTGCGTTGAATGAATCTGATATTTACCGTCGTTTAGAACACCGTTATATCTGTTCCCAATGCGAAAAACAAGTAAGAGAAGAAGATAAATTGGTTAAAGAAGGATGTTGCCCAGCTTGTGATGGTACACTTATAAAAAGAAAAGAAGATATTTCTCGAGAAAAAATTGACCAGCGTTTACAATTTTTTAAAAAACATATCCCAGAAGTTATTTCATCTGTAGTTTTGAGAGATCCTATCTCTATTATCTATGCAGAACATTTTTCTGCTCCTCAAGATATTTTTAAAAGGATTAAGGAAGTAATAGAGCAAAGAACTTTATTACAAAGTCATCAAAATAGGAAGAAATCTGATTTAAAGTCAAAACATATTGCGTTTGGAATGATCTTTTGCCTTAGCGTAATGGCTATTGGTAGTAAAATGTGGGGAAGGGTTCGGTGATGATTTTATTAGCAACATGCCTTTTAGTTTCATCTCCTGCACTCATTTTTTCAGCACATGGAGATCAAAGAAATAAATTGATAGAATCTGTCATTTTCAATCCAGAGATTTTCAGAAGAATATCCTCTTTTTTCCCTGAAGGATTTACAGTTTCTTCTCTTCAGAGCTTCTCAAATGAGAATTTTCTTTTAGCGAATGAAAAAGAGAAAATTGTTGTACGGATCTCCAATGAAATGATGAATTTTCTTGTTGATCGTCATTCTGAATATAAAAATAGTTTTTTAGCTCAAAAAGCAGGCTTTAATCCTTTAGAAATATTGTTTTTTGACCTCAATGACGGATTACAAGTAACGCAATATTTAGAAAAAGCAACTTTTTTATCAATGGATGAATTGGATAATGAGAAAAAAATATATGAAATTGTAGATTTATTGCGAAAGTTACATGAGAGTAAAATCATTTTTGAAAATAAATTTAATCCCTTTTGTCGTTTAAAAAAAATTTTCAATTTTTTACAAGTTCAAAGAGAAGAGATTCCAATCCATCTTTATGATGCTTATTCTACTATCTCTAAACTGGAAAAAATATTAGAATGGGATTGCTTTGAAAATAAACCTTGTCACAATGATCCTGTTCCTAGCAACTTTGTTTTAATAGATAGTTCTTTTAAATTAATTGATTGGGAATATTCCGGAAACAATGACCCTGCTTGGGATCTTGCCTATTTTTCCTCTATCCTTTCTTTTTCCAATGAGAGAGAGAAGTTTTTAGTAAATTCTTATTCTCCTGAAAAAGCAGATATTATCCAAGCTAAAATGAATTTTTTTAAACCAGTAATTCATTTAACAATTAGCATATGGGCTGCATTACAATCTTTAGAAAACTCTCCTAAATTATCGAGGAGTCAATTTGAAAATATGTCTGCAGAACACTTTGAAAAATACCAAAAGTGGATTTTATCTGAAGATTTTACTCTAGCAATAGCATTGCTAAAAAAATATTTAAGTGATAGAAATGTGTAAAAATTATTGTTTTCTAATGATTAATTTTCATGTTTTAGAGGCAAAACTTATAAAGAAAAGAGATATCGTAAAATGTGTATGGTCGCTGTTTTTGCTGTACTTAATAAGGATGACAAGATCCTTCTTGTTAATAATCAAGACAAACAAGGGGTTAAAAGATGGACTTTGCCCGGAGGAAAAGTTGAAAAAGGAGAAACTTTGTACGACGCTCTTTGTAGAGAAGTATTAGAAGAAACAAAATATATAGTGACACAAGCTCAGGTGGCTTATATCCATGAAGCCTTTTTTACAAAGGCTTCTACTCTTGTTAGAGCTATTGTTTTTCATACACAGATTGATCAAACTTCACTTCAAGAATCCTCAGTAAACGACCCAGATAAAGTTGTAATTTCAAAGAAATGGGTTTTAATCCCCAACTTATCAAAGTATATTAAAAATGAAAAAATCCTCTTTTCCTTACAAGATTGGTTAAGTCATCTTCGAACTTCACAGTACTTTATCACTAAAGATATGAAATGGTAAAAAATATGTTAGCCACAGAAGAATATAAGATTGAATTTAGAAAAGAGCTAAAGAAATTTGAATATTTTATGCAAATTAAGGCAGACTTGATAGCAAAAGGCATCAGTGTAAAAAACCGCATTGCCGAAGGATCTGCATTTAATACAAAACAAATTCATTTGTACCAACATCATGTTGCTACGCATTCTAGTCCTATCCCAGAAGATATTATTCTTTATCCCGAGAATGAAGTTATTCCCAAGACAGTGATCTCTAAACTTCGCTTTAATCCTGATTCTGAATGGTACTTAGACTATGAAAAAGGGTACAAATTAAGAAATGATAAAAAACGAGAGGAGTATTCTGTTACACCGACTTCCCCAACCAATTTTGATAATCAATTTATCCAAAATTCTCCTCTATCCAGTATTGTCCAGAAGCTGGGGATCGATGTAGCTGGCGTTATCATTAGTAATTATTGTTTCTATTTTAAAACAAAAAAAGAATGTCGATTTTGTGAAATTTATCAAACACATAAGTCTCATAAAACCTTTACTAAAGCAACAAAGCCTACAAAAGAAATTATTGACGGTTTAGAACTAGCCTTTCAGCTGGACTCAAACTTAAAGTATATCTTACTGAATTCAGGGAATATTATCTCTTATGATCAGACTGTTTTAGAATTTATAAAGATTGCTCAAGGTATAAAAGAATTAAAGGAAAATCGCAATATTGATCTTATTGGAATTCTTATGCCTCCTGAAAACTTTTCTTTGATGGATGAAATGAAACAAGCTGGTTTTGATAAAGTCTACTTTGATATCGAAGTTTTTGATCCCAGTTTATTTCAAATCATTGCCCCTGGAAAAGCAGAATATGGGTACAAGAGAATGCTTTCTGCTTTAGAATATGCAAGAGAGATCTTTGGTAAAGGATCCTCTTATAGTAGCTTTATATACGGGCTTCAGAGCTTGCCGATGGATCTCAACACATCTACATGGGATCCTCAAATAGAAAATCAAAAAGCATTAGAAGCTGTTGACGGACTTTTAGATAGAGGAATTGTTCCTCTTTACTGCGTCTATCATTATTCTGGACATAATCAGATTGGCCCCCTGATATTAGATGCAGAAGCTCTATTTGAATTTTCAGTTCAATATGGAGAAAAGGTTTATACAAGTGGAGTTATTCCTAGATCTAGAGACTCCGTTGTCTATAGTTCGACCTCTGTTACAAATACTTTATTAAATGATGGATATAATTTAGCAAAATTAAAAAATTTATGTTTAGCTTAGTTGTTTTTTCATTTGCTTTCGGAGTTTTAACAAAACTAGCCGATCTTTTTAATGAACATGGCCTTAGAGAACCTTTTAAAGGGTCAGCAATATTAGCGGGAATCTCTTGGGGTGTAGTAGGAATGGGATTAATTTATTTCAATCCATCGTTAAGAATTTTTTACACTGCTCTAGTTTTTTATTGGCTATTAAGCATGAAATTAGATTATAAAAACCATGCTATTGGTGGTTTAATAGTAATTTTATCCAGTGTAAAGATCTGTTCTTTTGATCTTTCTGTTCATATTCTAGAAATCATTGTTATTTTGTTTGCATATGAGGTTACTCGATATTTACAGAGTGTTATAAAAAATGGATTTATCAAAAGAACAATTGAACTGCGTTTGTATATTATCCCTTGTTTTTATTCGCTCTATACA encodes the following:
- the gltX gene encoding glutamate--tRNA ligase, whose amino-acid sequence is MKKVRVRIAPSPTGDPHVGTAYMALFNYIFARHFDGEFILRIEDTDQTRSRPEYEKNIYEALKWAGIKWNEGPDVGGSFGPYRQSERTDVYRKYCQVLIEQKKAYKCFATPQELSEMREMAGKLGKRQGYDRRYRNLSMEEVAIREKEGQSYVVRLKIPLSGECVFEDAVKGRISCPWADIDDQILLKSDGFPTYHLANVVDDHLMNISHVIRGDEWMSSTPKHIFLYESFGWTPPVFMHMPLLLGKDGKKLSKRKNPTSIFYYRDSGYLQEAFINFLSLMGYSMLNDKEVYSLEEIIREFDPPRIGTSGAYFDIQKLDWLNQQYLINTIPESALWERIKEWSFNDAFMQKLMPLCHTRMKTFGDFMQLCDFFFLNHLAYTDELLCPNQLTKEKSASLLQAMIWSMDAQENWKRPGIEKASHEVSEKFDIHHKKMIIPLLYGAITGKRHGLPLFDSVELLGKDRVRARLLNAIQYLGGLSNKKLDLLTKAWHTKDCRSL
- a CDS encoding sulfite reductase subunit alpha, coding for MPIPKDSSVCNQLYSRKNPAFISISERILLTKPESTKKTFHLVLDIRSTAITFKPGDAIAIYPENDPLIALEISQFLQQDLKQQVARSNKTLSLYELLVKEKNISRLTSNMLKTFCSYTQNSQEKKRLEDLLHPQSKEHLVQYLSQTDLIDFLKTYDTTNIPLEKFCENLSPLLPRFYSIASSQLAHPDRLELTIVLVEMKKNNRTQYGIGSHFLCNLAKLEETKLAVYIQPATDFTIPEDQAAPVIMVGPGTGVAPFRGFIQERLIKGHTGKNWLFFGERNRKYDFFYQDFWENLVATKKLHLDLAFSRDQEDKVYVQHKLLMQAPKIWHWLEDGAYFYICGDAKQMSKDVEKTLEQIICSQGRLSQEEALNYVKALKKQKRYVKEVY
- the ispF gene encoding 2-C-methyl-D-erythritol 2,4-cyclodiphosphate synthase yields the protein MPYTRVGIGQDSHRFLDPDAIKPCIIGGLIFPEAPGLDADSDGDVVFHAICNAITSVTGVAVLGEIAIKLCHQEGVTDSQIYLEHALKTLEKQKVQHVALTIEGKRPRLQSRIDEMRQSIAKVMQLEISQVGLTVTSGNGLTDFGCGDGLQCFCILTTMEC
- the ddlA gene encoding D-alanine--D-alanine ligase, whose translation is MKKKVKVGLLFGGKSTEHEVSLISAKNILEALDLEKYEPVLISINKQGQWHLETQETLRKMVFSTAILENFTEKLAIVPIEECKQIVSYKDSKFQEILQLDVIFPILHGVHGEDGTIQGLLQLANIPFVGAGVLGSAIGMDKDVMKRLLQQAHIPVAPFICLNDYQEVPVFKEVALKLGCPFFVKPANAGSSVGITKVSDQVAYLLAIKNAFLYDRKILLEKYIQGREIECAVLGNEDLQASLPGEIEPLHEFYSYEAKYVDAKGAKLHIPASLSQELISQIQTMAMTVFRTLCCEGMARVDFFLTKNQELLVNEINTIPGFTRISMYPKLWEISGISYSQLIDQLIQLAITRHGKGKRIQTRIGE
- the murA gene encoding UDP-N-acetylglucosamine 1-carboxyvinyltransferase, which gives rise to MLKITGNHPLKGQVKVAGAKNSITKLLVASLLSNKKCIFHNVPDISEVEITVALCQEIGSQIAWDRSSGIIEIITPELKSCYIPQRFSGSNRIPILMIGALLGRTDEDIIVPTAGGCNIGKRPIDFHIHALEKLGAQIEYRRMKKEGAYFARAHHGLVGNIITLPYPSVGATENTILSAVSAKGTTVIKNAAIEPEIVDLMLFLQKLGVTIEMDVDRTIRIQQTKVFYEVEHTVVPDRTEAASFALAAISTKGRVLVEGAQHQPMISFLNRLREVNGGFEVKKNGIEFFYNGPLRGGIHLETDVHPGFLTDWQQPFVVLLTQAHGASVVHETVYENRFGYIKTLKTMGADIQLFTQCLGGRLCRFAAQNYQHSVVIQGPTPLHAEEICIPDLRAGFAYVLAALLAPETSLLSGVHYLKRGYEKIVEKLSSIGAHIEYASQKSVPLPLSECVDTIAQLSQAKAAK
- a CDS encoding nucleoside monophosphate kinase, with product MCTNPLTGVVPNIEKSICFVVNNGKFLLINKNLSDGINNWRIPGGIVQKNEDYLEAIFRIVHQQTNIDLRKVNFTYCCKIESTDQTDPILHVFHSVLKKDNSLESFSKKKDQLKWFDQSQVEYMNLQRNYKEAFQFICIPHFYQEVNQQEMMKQPLLDEKSLCSRTIINLIGTVGAGKGTQGKQLSEKYKLSTLSLGDIYRNECRSQTPIGNLILLHHRTNGQMAFAPNEIAYGLLLKQIANPIYERGFILDGFPRTAEQGKVYNDSFLRPNDIHIPIYLALNESDIYRRLEHRYICSQCEKQVREEDKLVKEGCCPACDGTLIKRKEDISREKIDQRLQFFKKHIPEVISSVVLRDPISIIYAEHFSAPQDIFKRIKEVIEQRTLLQSHQNRKKSDLKSKHIAFGMIFCLSVMAIGSKMWGRVR
- a CDS encoding choline kinase family protein — its product is MILLATCLLVSSPALIFSAHGDQRNKLIESVIFNPEIFRRISSFFPEGFTVSSLQSFSNENFLLANEKEKIVVRISNEMMNFLVDRHSEYKNSFLAQKAGFNPLEILFFDLNDGLQVTQYLEKATFLSMDELDNEKKIYEIVDLLRKLHESKIIFENKFNPFCRLKKIFNFLQVQREEIPIHLYDAYSTISKLEKILEWDCFENKPCHNDPVPSNFVLIDSSFKLIDWEYSGNNDPAWDLAYFSSILSFSNEREKFLVNSYSPEKADIIQAKMNFFKPVIHLTISIWAALQSLENSPKLSRSQFENMSAEHFEKYQKWILSEDFTLAIALLKKYLSDRNV
- a CDS encoding NUDIX hydrolase, which encodes MCMVAVFAVLNKDDKILLVNNQDKQGVKRWTLPGGKVEKGETLYDALCREVLEETKYIVTQAQVAYIHEAFFTKASTLVRAIVFHTQIDQTSLQESSVNDPDKVVISKKWVLIPNLSKYIKNEKILFSLQDWLSHLRTSQYFITKDMKW
- a CDS encoding radical SAM protein, encoding MVKNMLATEEYKIEFRKELKKFEYFMQIKADLIAKGISVKNRIAEGSAFNTKQIHLYQHHVATHSSPIPEDIILYPENEVIPKTVISKLRFNPDSEWYLDYEKGYKLRNDKKREEYSVTPTSPTNFDNQFIQNSPLSSIVQKLGIDVAGVIISNYCFYFKTKKECRFCEIYQTHKSHKTFTKATKPTKEIIDGLELAFQLDSNLKYILLNSGNIISYDQTVLEFIKIAQGIKELKENRNIDLIGILMPPENFSLMDEMKQAGFDKVYFDIEVFDPSLFQIIAPGKAEYGYKRMLSALEYAREIFGKGSSYSSFIYGLQSLPMDLNTSTWDPQIENQKALEAVDGLLDRGIVPLYCVYHYSGHNQIGPLILDAEALFEFSVQYGEKVYTSGVIPRSRDSVVYSSTSVTNTLLNDGYNLAKLKNLCLA